In one window of Pirellulales bacterium DNA:
- a CDS encoding 4-hydroxythreonine-4-phosphate dehydrogenase PdxA codes for MPKPLLALTLGDPTGVGPETIVGAWTQPATHELCQAVVVGHPGILQRAVDLLGAKAKVVQVQNTAEAAAVSSAQSIPCLPCGSDEALLAKPATIDPRGGQAAYESLVGAAMLALAKHVDGIVTAPLHKAALWRAGHHYPGHTELLAELCGVREFAMMLYLPRNWEGDGSALSMLGLGVVHVTLHMALADVFQNLSPEAIFDKARLLDRTMTTLEGRRPRIGVCALNPHAGEDGLFGDEETRIIRPAVERAKQAGLTIEGPWPADTLLARAREGQFDAVVAMY; via the coding sequence ATGCCCAAACCGCTACTTGCCCTGACGCTGGGAGATCCAACCGGGGTCGGTCCGGAAACCATTGTCGGGGCTTGGACACAGCCGGCCACGCACGAACTGTGCCAAGCCGTGGTGGTGGGACATCCCGGAATTCTGCAACGGGCCGTCGATTTATTGGGCGCAAAAGCGAAGGTTGTACAAGTTCAAAATACGGCTGAGGCGGCCGCCGTTTCGTCCGCTCAATCGATTCCCTGTTTGCCCTGCGGCAGCGACGAAGCATTGCTGGCCAAGCCAGCCACCATTGATCCACGCGGCGGACAAGCGGCCTATGAATCTCTTGTAGGAGCCGCAATGTTGGCTTTAGCCAAACACGTCGATGGAATTGTCACCGCCCCCTTGCACAAAGCGGCCCTGTGGCGGGCCGGCCATCATTATCCCGGTCATACCGAACTGCTGGCCGAGTTATGCGGCGTTCGCGAATTTGCCATGATGCTGTACTTGCCCCGAAATTGGGAAGGTGATGGCAGCGCCCTATCCATGTTGGGCCTGGGCGTGGTGCATGTAACTCTGCACATGGCACTGGCCGACGTGTTCCAAAATCTCTCGCCGGAAGCAATTTTCGACAAGGCCCGATTGTTGGACCGCACCATGACAACGCTTGAAGGCCGGCGGCCGCGAATTGGTGTCTGCGCGCTGAACCCGCATGCCGGTGAAGATGGATTATTTGGCGACGAGGAAACTCGCATCATCCGACCCGCAGTGGAGCGTGCCAAACAGGCCGGCCTCACCATCGAAGGACCGTGGCCGGCCGACACGCTTCTGGCGCGCGCCCGCGAGGGCCAATTCGACGCCGTCGTGGCCATGTATC